In Robbsia sp. KACC 23696, a single window of DNA contains:
- a CDS encoding cytochrome c — protein MKKTTTILAAACAAVVVAGGVWSGAAAFHGMTPLTSAYAADTTKAAAADTASGDGDAKHGAYLARVGDCIACHTAKGGTPFAGGLAFPTPMGKIYSTNITPDKTHGIGGYSFDDFTKAMREGVGKQGHLYPAMPYTAYAKVSDADLKDLYAYFMTQVPASTQSNRASDIPWPLSMRWPLAVWDKFFLDTTRFNTVQGQSAEWNRGAYLVQGLAHCSTCHTPRGWAMQEVDVSGKSDRFLSGSQLDSSSPINLRGNPDTGLGNWSEADIVALLQSGRSPHTAVSGPMVEVVQNSTQYLSADDLKAIAVYVKSLSPAPQNGGTRFTASDATLQMFMSGQANETGARIYMDSCAACHRLNGQGQTRVFPSLANNPMVLHDNPDSLIAVILAGSRLPSTAAAPSDLAMPPFKWRYDDNEVAALATFVRGAWGNHAEAVTASEVAKIRKHQAEQ, from the coding sequence ATGAAAAAAACGACAACGATCCTTGCCGCGGCCTGCGCCGCGGTCGTGGTGGCGGGCGGCGTCTGGTCAGGCGCGGCGGCCTTTCATGGTATGACGCCGTTGACGTCGGCGTATGCCGCCGACACCACGAAGGCAGCCGCAGCCGATACCGCTTCAGGCGACGGCGATGCGAAGCACGGTGCCTATCTGGCTCGCGTGGGTGACTGTATCGCCTGTCACACCGCGAAGGGCGGCACGCCGTTCGCCGGAGGTCTGGCTTTTCCCACGCCGATGGGCAAGATCTATTCGACGAATATCACGCCCGACAAGACGCATGGCATCGGCGGTTATTCGTTCGATGATTTCACCAAGGCGATGCGCGAAGGTGTGGGCAAGCAGGGGCATTTGTATCCGGCAATGCCGTACACCGCCTATGCCAAGGTCAGCGACGCGGATCTGAAGGATCTGTACGCCTATTTCATGACGCAGGTGCCCGCGTCGACGCAGTCCAATCGCGCCAGCGATATTCCCTGGCCGTTGAGCATGCGTTGGCCGCTTGCCGTGTGGGACAAGTTCTTTCTCGACACCACCCGGTTTAATACCGTGCAGGGTCAGAGCGCGGAATGGAATCGCGGCGCCTATCTGGTACAGGGCCTTGCGCATTGCAGTACCTGCCACACGCCGCGCGGCTGGGCGATGCAGGAAGTCGACGTCAGCGGCAAGTCCGACCGCTTCCTGTCGGGATCGCAACTGGATTCGTCCTCGCCGATCAATCTGCGTGGCAATCCCGACACCGGTCTGGGCAACTGGTCCGAGGCCGATATCGTGGCGCTGCTGCAAAGCGGCCGTAGTCCGCATACGGCCGTCAGCGGCCCGATGGTCGAAGTGGTCCAGAACAGCACGCAGTATCTGTCCGCCGATGATCTGAAGGCCATCGCCGTGTATGTGAAGAGCTTGAGCCCGGCGCCGCAAAACGGGGGCACGCGCTTCACGGCCAGCGACGCGACGCTGCAGATGTTCATGTCGGGGCAGGCCAACGAGACCGGTGCGCGCATCTATATGGACAGCTGTGCGGCGTGCCACCGATTGAACGGCCAGGGCCAGACCCGTGTCTTCCCCTCGCTTGCAAACAATCCGATGGTGCTGCACGACAATCCGGACTCGCTTATCGCGGTCATCCTGGCAGGTTCGCGCCTGCCGAGTACAGCGGCCGCGCCGTCGGATCTGGCCATGCCGCCGTTCAAATGGCGCTACGACGATAACGAAGTAGCGGCGTTGGCGACCTTCGTACGCGGCGCGTGGGGCAATCACGCGGAGGCAGTAACAGCGTCGGAAGTGGCCAAGATTCGCAAGCATCAGGCTGAGCAGTAA
- a CDS encoding H-NS histone family protein, with amino-acid sequence MTDSLKKLMKEREALDSEIAKLRDETRRTALAEARELIAKFEIIPTEVGFAVKSASEAKATVRSPVAPQFRDPDTGATWSGRGKPPRWIAGKDRDAFRI; translated from the coding sequence TTGACTGATTCATTGAAGAAGCTGATGAAGGAGCGCGAAGCGCTCGATAGCGAGATCGCGAAGCTTCGCGACGAAACGCGACGTACGGCATTGGCGGAAGCGCGCGAATTGATCGCGAAATTCGAAATTATTCCGACCGAAGTGGGTTTCGCCGTGAAGTCGGCATCGGAGGCGAAAGCGACGGTGCGCTCGCCGGTCGCGCCGCAGTTTCGAGATCCGGACACCGGCGCGACGTGGTCAGGGCGGGGTAAGCCGCCGCGGTGGATCGCCGGCAAGGACCGCGACGCGTTCCGGATTTAA
- a CDS encoding DsbA family oxidoreductase, with protein MSRSLTIDFVSDIACPWCAIGLSSLLLALERIGPEVDAEIVFHPFELNPDMPASGEKIVSYLGRKYGRTPEQIAETQAMIRSRGAEVGFAFGTREYVYNTFDAHRLLYWAGLEDRQLPLKRALLQAYHGDGKPTNDPDVLIAAAVSAGLDTLQARQVLESGAYGDEVRAAEQQTSQLGITSVPSLIFDRRFLVTGGQPVDAFEQAIREIIATPEEAE; from the coding sequence ATGAGCCGATCCCTTACGATCGATTTCGTCTCCGATATTGCCTGCCCGTGGTGCGCGATCGGACTGTCGTCATTGCTGCTGGCGTTGGAGCGGATCGGCCCCGAGGTCGACGCGGAGATCGTTTTCCATCCGTTCGAGTTGAATCCCGATATGCCGGCGAGCGGGGAAAAGATCGTTTCTTATCTGGGACGAAAATATGGGCGTACGCCGGAGCAGATTGCCGAGACGCAGGCGATGATCCGGTCGCGCGGCGCCGAGGTTGGTTTCGCTTTCGGCACGCGTGAATATGTCTACAACACGTTCGACGCGCATCGCTTGCTGTATTGGGCGGGGCTCGAAGACCGGCAATTGCCGCTGAAACGCGCTTTGCTACAGGCGTATCACGGCGATGGCAAGCCGACGAACGATCCGGACGTGCTGATCGCCGCGGCGGTGTCGGCGGGCCTCGATACATTGCAAGCGCGGCAGGTGTTGGAGAGCGGTGCCTATGGCGACGAGGTGCGTGCGGCGGAGCAGCAAACGTCGCAGCTCGGCATTACCTCGGTACCGTCGCTGATTTTCGATCGGCGATTCCTTGTCACCGGTGGTCAACCGGTGGACGCGTTCGAGCAGGCCATTCGCGAGATCATTGCCACGCCGGAGGAGGCGGAATAA
- a CDS encoding GMC family oxidoreductase: MATIKKNSVDVVIVGFGWTGSIMAIELANEGLNVLALERGDSRETVPDFAYPQIVDEIKYSKRNALLQNLQQTTVTIRHTKDETAVPYRQIGSFKPGEGVGGAGSHWSGVQSRVMPDELRLKSHITERYGAKFIPEGMQLQDWGITYEELEPSFTRFENVCGTSGTPGNIKGQAVAGGNPFEGYRSAGFPLPALADHPTGRLFATAAKELGYKPFPLPAGNASGPYTNEYGNQLGPCNFCGFCSDYGCLNYSKASPQTCIIPALKRKPNFELRTNSHVIRVNTDSSGKRATGVTYIDAQGNEVEQPADMVVLAAFQLHNVQLMLASKIGTPYDPVSGEGTVGRNFCYQVLSSVNLFWNKDTYINQFIGTGGGGQAIEEFNADNFDHKDLGFIGGGIIWGRQTGNGPARGIPLPKGTPKWGTAWKQAAVDNFKHSGRIEAQCSSLAYRGNYVDLDPTYKDAYGQPLLRITMDWQDNDLRASEYVVGKMLDIAKAMKPESMSGRIMKPGVHWDTRDYQSTHVNGGTSVGADPKTSVVNKYLQSWDVSNLFVLGANNFAHGIGYNPTGLVGGMAYWAAENIKKQYLKAPGPMVQV, from the coding sequence ATGGCAACGATCAAGAAAAATTCCGTGGATGTCGTGATTGTCGGTTTTGGCTGGACCGGCTCGATCATGGCGATCGAATTGGCGAACGAAGGACTGAACGTCTTGGCGCTGGAACGCGGCGACTCGCGGGAGACGGTCCCGGACTTCGCTTATCCGCAAATCGTCGACGAAATCAAGTATTCGAAGCGCAACGCCTTGCTGCAGAACCTGCAGCAGACCACCGTGACGATCCGACACACGAAGGACGAAACGGCCGTGCCCTATCGTCAGATCGGTTCCTTCAAGCCGGGTGAAGGCGTCGGCGGCGCCGGCTCGCATTGGTCGGGCGTGCAATCGCGGGTCATGCCCGACGAGCTGCGTCTGAAGAGCCATATCACCGAGCGCTACGGTGCGAAGTTTATTCCGGAAGGCATGCAGCTCCAGGATTGGGGCATCACCTACGAGGAACTGGAACCGTCGTTCACGCGCTTCGAGAATGTCTGCGGCACTTCGGGTACGCCGGGCAATATCAAAGGCCAAGCGGTGGCCGGCGGCAATCCGTTCGAAGGCTATCGCTCGGCCGGCTTTCCCTTGCCGGCACTCGCCGACCATCCTACGGGCCGCCTGTTTGCGACCGCTGCAAAAGAGCTGGGTTACAAGCCGTTTCCACTACCGGCGGGCAATGCATCGGGTCCCTACACCAACGAATACGGCAACCAATTGGGGCCGTGCAACTTCTGCGGTTTTTGTAGCGACTACGGCTGTCTCAATTATTCGAAGGCCTCGCCGCAGACCTGCATCATTCCTGCCTTGAAACGCAAGCCGAACTTCGAGCTGCGCACCAACTCGCACGTGATCCGCGTCAATACGGATAGCAGCGGCAAGCGTGCCACCGGCGTGACGTACATCGACGCACAAGGCAATGAAGTGGAGCAGCCGGCGGATATGGTCGTGCTGGCGGCCTTCCAATTGCATAACGTGCAGTTGATGCTGGCATCGAAGATCGGTACGCCCTACGATCCGGTCAGCGGTGAAGGAACCGTCGGACGGAACTTCTGTTATCAGGTGCTTAGCAGCGTCAACTTGTTCTGGAACAAGGACACCTATATCAACCAGTTCATCGGCACCGGTGGCGGGGGCCAGGCGATCGAGGAATTCAACGCCGATAACTTCGATCACAAGGACCTCGGATTCATCGGCGGCGGCATCATCTGGGGCCGTCAGACCGGTAACGGTCCAGCCCGTGGCATCCCGCTGCCGAAGGGTACGCCGAAGTGGGGGACCGCCTGGAAGCAAGCCGCGGTCGATAACTTCAAGCATTCGGGCCGTATCGAAGCGCAGTGCAGCAGCCTGGCGTATCGCGGCAATTACGTCGATCTCGATCCCACGTATAAGGACGCGTACGGCCAGCCTTTGCTGCGCATTACGATGGACTGGCAGGACAACGACTTGCGCGCGAGCGAATACGTGGTCGGCAAGATGCTGGATATCGCCAAGGCGATGAAGCCCGAGAGCATGTCGGGTCGCATCATGAAGCCCGGCGTGCACTGGGACACGCGCGATTACCAAAGTACCCATGTGAATGGCGGCACGTCGGTGGGCGCGGATCCGAAGACGAGCGTGGTCAACAAGTATCTGCAGAGCTGGGACGTCTCGAATTTGTTCGTGCTGGGCGCCAATAACTTTGCGCATGGCATCGGCTACAACCCGACCGGGCTCGTCGGCGGCATGGCGTACTGGGCGGCGGAAAATATCAAAAAACAATACCTGAAGGCCCCTGGTCCGATGGTGCAGGTCTGA
- a CDS encoding gluconate 2-dehydrogenase subunit 3 family protein, with amino-acid sequence MSSPNDTSRRRFLKGSLTVAPLAAGGLSAGLLNAQETPLRDDLSRSAPAIPDTPASENYQPKFFTPDEWAFIHAAVDRLIPKDHVGPGAVELGVPEYIDRQMHTPWAEGARMYLQGPFIKSAPEFGYQMKLTPKEQFRLGIKAINEYTRAHYDNKAFVDLDVNTQTDLFKQIEGGKAKHESFNLATFFNSFLLATTMEGYFCDPMYGGNKNMGAWKMIGYPGVRADYTEWVGQSAPYPYAPVSMYGKRG; translated from the coding sequence ATGTCCTCTCCCAACGATACGAGCCGTCGCCGATTCTTGAAGGGGTCGCTGACGGTGGCACCGCTGGCCGCTGGTGGCCTCTCCGCCGGCTTGCTGAATGCGCAGGAAACCCCGCTACGGGACGATCTGTCTCGCAGCGCGCCGGCGATCCCGGATACGCCTGCGAGTGAAAATTACCAACCGAAATTTTTTACGCCGGACGAGTGGGCATTCATCCACGCGGCGGTCGATCGACTGATTCCGAAAGATCACGTCGGACCGGGCGCGGTCGAACTGGGCGTCCCAGAATACATCGATCGTCAGATGCACACGCCGTGGGCCGAAGGCGCACGCATGTATCTACAGGGGCCATTTATCAAATCCGCGCCCGAATTCGGTTACCAGATGAAGCTGACCCCGAAGGAACAGTTCCGGCTCGGCATCAAGGCCATCAACGAATACACGCGCGCGCATTACGACAACAAAGCGTTCGTCGATCTGGACGTCAATACGCAAACCGATCTGTTCAAGCAGATCGAGGGCGGCAAGGCCAAACACGAGAGCTTCAATCTCGCGACGTTCTTCAACAGCTTTTTGCTGGCAACGACGATGGAAGGCTATTTCTGCGATCCCATGTACGGCGGCAACAAGAACATGGGCGCATGGAAGATGATCGGGTATCCGGGCGTGCGCGCCGATTACACCGAGTGGGTCGGACAGTCGGCTCCCTATCCGTATGCGCCGGTCAGCATGTATGGCAAACGAGGCTGA